The Sebastes umbrosus isolate fSebUmb1 chromosome 4, fSebUmb1.pri, whole genome shotgun sequence genomic sequence CCCCCTGGTGGGGGAGACGTGTAATAACAGCAAGAGCCTGGAGAAGAACAAACCAAAACGATTGTACCTCAAAGCccattttaaaacattacaaaaaaaaagtttttttatggGCCTCAATCCTCCACCTGCTGTACTTCATATATGAAAGagaactatttatttatttatctctctGTTTGCCTGTTTAACAGCAGCCGCATATGCTATGACCTGTTTTACATGCTGATGGGTTGAGCTGTGATATTAAGATGTGAAAGCAGCTTTTATTAATAACTTCTGGGCTGGAAAATCACCACCAACTAATAAGGACAAATATTGCTTTTGATCATTTATCTACTGTATCTCACTGCAGAAGGGCAGCTATactgaatgaaaaacaaaaaactttctATCTGTAAAGTTAAATAtctatttaaataaagaaatacaaatccaGTTTTACAAACTTTTACAGGCATGCACTTTCACAACTTCTCATGCAAATTCTGAATTTCAGTCCACAAAGCGTTCGATTACAGTTAAGCACGTAACATTTTCATAACATATTTGAAGTCCATGCATCTGTCAGTCAACACCAGACAGAATCTGTCTTAAAAGTCTCTGAAAAGGTTCAAATTGGGGAATATGTGTTATATATAATAGCCTATACATTTTCcctctgttgtgttttgtagAGTTTTTCTTTGTACTTGTTCTCACTTTGTTTCTCGCTGATTGATGGAAGGACTTGTTGTTTCCCAATTTGAGTTATATGCAGTTTTTTATAAGCATTTAGAAATCCGTTGAACCGTAATAGTGACCGAacatattacatattacataCAATATTACAGTTAGCAATATTATGAAAGAGTGGAAAACCAGGTTTCCTCAATGTTTATATGACCATGTATTATATACATCACTTAGAGTTGTACTGAAGCACAATCTAAGCCATCACACAAAgtaaaaaacatacagtacaattaAAAAATAGATTAACCTTTCTAAAAGTTGATATTTAATATTGTGACTTCCTGCTCTACATCTTTCAGAAGATCAAAaataatgtgattcatttgcattttatgGATTTCATTCTAACGTTATcaatccctttaaaaaaaaaaaaaaaaaaaaaaagtttccaccTGAAAGTCTGTGAAAAGACCTGAAATGTGAAAAAGACTCAACCTGAAGATTTCCCCATAATGAGCTCTCCTTCATGAAAacgtaaaaagtacaaaaaggaTTGTCTAGTTTTTTCAAAATCCTCCATCTATAAAAAAGGGCTTTAAGGCAACAACATACAACTCTACATGTGTTGTTTATTAAACTAGTTACAGGTAATATCCCTTCCCACTAAAGACGAATCTCCTCTTCCTGTggttctccttcctcttcctgctcagCCACCGGAGGCGAGCGCTGTCCGTTCGGTCCTGGCTGGCCATCGGGAACGTCCGCTCGGGAAAAATCTCCTTCAGTTTGCTCAAGAAAAACAGCTCCAGGCTTCGACCGGCCTGGGCCACCTCTGAGTCTGGCTGCACGGCAGGAAGAGATGAACGTAAAAATCACAAAGATCAGAGGCTATTTCTATACCTTAAAACTGTATTTATCCAGAGATAGTGGACTTACAACAGGCTAGTTCACTTTATTTCACAGGTCTGCACACTTGGGCCAGTTGAGACAGTTCTAAGAGCAGACTGCTGATGGAGTTTTAAATGTagatatctcaacaactattttatAGATTGCCATGAAGTTTGGTACAAACATTCGAGGTCTGCAGAGGATGAGTACTTCTTgttgatcctctgacttttatCTAGTGCGACCACTCCTTTGGGGCGCCGGCGCCCTCAACCGACTTCCATTTTAGGAGTAGCAGGcgcagttttagagctagagtgaagatactccGGAAAgtacccattggtaccaaccatgtcatgctactatgtcgggaaggaggctaaatatcgctccaaagttaggctaaattttggcgagaaaaaactggcaaggcaattttcaaaggggttcctttgacctttgacctcaagatatgtgaatgaaaatgggttctatgggtaccaacgagtctcccctttacagagatgggtccctaaacagtcttgaattgcataaattcactgtaaagctgagactcttgtggatccaatgagctgatgcttcttgttttttgcactttcccccactgtgggactaataaaggaatatcttatcttatcttacaacATGTGGGAGGATGTTTGATTTGTGTAAgtttttgttgctgctgtttttttaatcaaaggcCACGTGGAGGATTTTGCTCTTGAAACCCAAGACGAGCTGTTACGCAAAATGTTCATCTTCCTTTTTCCAtgcaaataaaatgcattttgcatATTCAGCATTTACAGTTGGTCAAATCAAATGACCCTCACAGTAACAGTCCTGGCACAAACTACAGCTGTACTATGTACTATATTCAAAAAAAATTTGGAGGAGTGGGGTGTGGcataatgaacaatccattatattttggtggcgatccggatcattatccggcttcgggaattgtttttaataactccgctcagcctgtgcattaacaccacaggctttaagtgTTGAtggtcaccctgcctctttccttctaccgacagagggacagagagagagagcagggggtGGAGTGAGggggggacacctgtagattcagcgttttttcacattaaactccagtttgaccaaagcacacttggtgattgttggaaagagtaacgacgacggtttaggtgagtttcactttgtttctgtcgagtttgaatgaagtgttctacgatgctccgctacatacagctgatctcaacataaacaaaaatacacgtggatgatggcgcaagctgcacggagaggaGGGGCAATCATACTCGGCCAGCTCGGcgaaggtctgcgctctccgagtgccattctagttttatcttgtgctgacattagcattaagCTCAAAGTAGCCTACTGTGTCTGAACACAGCTGTCAGCTTGGCTCTTGTTAGATATCACCTGAGATTTAACATTAACTTGCCGATGGACACAACCTGATTGACAGTCGCTACATAAAGAAATCAAAGTGTAAAAGTGGCCCAGTTTTTCTGCTACATGTGGAACTTATTCCCGCAGGTTACAGTGCAGAAATAATTCAATTACACTAGAAATTAGATTAAGGCGGGAAATCCACTCACGTAATTGAACGTAGCGCAGTTCTTGAACATCAGCAGGACGTCATCCACAAACTGCTCGGCGGTGAAGTAGTGGAGCGTGTTGCTCTTGTCCAGTTTCCTGCGGATCACCGACAGGTCGATGGGCCTCTTGATGATCTGGTAGTAGTTTCGGGCCTGGAGCACATTCACACAGATTacatcattgtttttattttaacattttgttatgAAAGGTCAGTGGAACATTTTACATGTTCAGTAAGCCAGTGTTTTCTCTTCTCAACCATTACATGCCATCACTTTGAGCTGTTTTAAACGAGGCCAGCAGTGTAGCTCTTCTCTTTATTATTGCCAAATGATTTATTTCTATTAAGTTGCTTTGTTCCATTTGATTTATTGTAGGGCCTACTTGAAAAAAGGCCATttatcagaataaaaaaaagggaatttgaTGTTTGCAACAGAGAGTTTTAGGTTTATGTGGTGAATTATCAAAGGAAGATTTTGCAATATCTGTTGTATAGacatataatgtttattttgttactgaacaacacctttttttatatatatatttttcatatttaatcaaGTTGTGTAATATAATCCTGTGTAGGTTGAAcccaatatttattttttatatctattttttataattttcttaaaggaaaagtgtgtaacaattagggggatatattgttagaaatggaatataatattaataactatgttttctttagtgtataatcacctaaaaatatAAGGTAAtattttttgttaccttagaatgagccgtttatatctacatagggcgCGGGTCCACTTCATGgaggctctagatagggccagtCGCGTTTCCGcatcggccaccatagttctccgactaCGACTTTGAAGTtgtttagttggttgcaatctgcaacctcgccactagatgccaccaaaccctacacactgcacctttaagtacagGCTGTCATGTATCTATTATGACCTATATATTTGTACACTGATATATGTTATATTCAGTGTTGTCAGGGTGAtttattttatgtgattttACTATAAGATAGAcgtgtttttaatgtaaatctGTTGGACTGACCAGGGTGCTGACAGGCTCATGGAACGGAGCGCTGAGCGTGTGACGGTACAACAGCAGAGTCAGCTTCTCACACCTCTgaacaggaaacacacacacacacatacacagtcactATAAAACATATGTTCATCTACTCATGGGTCTGATACCATATCAAGAGTCTGGAAAACAACTCTATACTAGTGATTATGCtgctgtaaaaaagaaaaaaacaattttgtgtccattttttctgactttgaaTTAATGATTGCTTTACTTTTGGTACACTATATCAATTTGATGACTGTTTGACCACCAGAAACTGCTTGTCCTGCTTTCTTTTAGgttgaaacaaaataaataaatgaacagctTTTATGGATGTGATAAGGGTCAAACCGACCCCGCAGCTCACCCTCTGGTCCTGGTTGGTCATTGTGTACGGAGCTTTGACTCCCCCGCAGGAGTGCTTGTTCTCACAGTCGTAGGTCTCCACAGGTTCATGGTCAGTTCTGCACAGCGTACAAACCCAGTCACCTCTGTAGGAGACAGAGGACCTCCATTACTTCATGATTTAGAGATTTAAAAACAATGTTACCTTGTTATCGTTGCTAACAAATCATGTAAAACGACCAAAACCAAATGAATGCCACAAACAAGTATTGTCTGTgcagccaaagcctgatatttGTTTATGACACATGTCAAAGGTGTGTCTacgtacacaaatcaaatagattgaatttcgtgactatttcaagaACTGTTGTGCGACTGAGCTGGTGTAGCAGATAAAGGATAGTGTGCTCGTACTGGGTGTCCTTACAGCACTTACAGTGGGAAGTTGGTGAGTGGAGGTATGTGACAGTCCAAGTGATAAACTTTAGGGCAGCGGTCGCAGCAGAGCAGATCTCCTCCGTTCAGACACACAGCACAAAAATCTTCACTCTCCATCTCCTCAGGCCCTGATCCAGGTCCAGGTTTCTGCGTGGAtgagtcctcctcctcttcctcctcctcctgtgagCTGCAAAGATCAGGTCTTTGATCTTCACTATCGTCCATTTGAACTACTTCATCCTCCACCTCCAGGGTTTCATCCCGATCTGCTTCCGGTTCTGGATCCAGTTCGATCACCAATGTCTGCTCACGATCCGGATccaaataaaatgtttctgaaTCCGTTTTCCCATCCGGGTCCCATTCATCGGATCCATGATCGAACAGGATGTACGGCTGATCTGGATTAGAGTCACAGTCGAAGCCTGAGTCCTGCTCCGGTTCCTCGGAAGGGGAGCTGTCAGGACAGTACGGTTCAGTCCACGATGTTGGTGAAGGTTCTGGTTGACTGAGATCAGACTGAGGCGACACCTCCAAAATGTTTGCCTCATGATGACTGAATCCATTCTGTACCAGCGGAGGAAGATCCAAACAGGAAGCGTCATTGTGTAACTTGACTTGTGTTTGGCAGGGCAGTCGTACCAGAGAAACAACCGGCTGCAGAGATGAGAAGCACACGGACCGGAAGTTCAGACGCTCCAAGCTCACTACAGGTATGCAGGAGTTACCCAGAATCCTTTGGGCCTCTGGGTGAATCCTGTGGAAATAAATGAAGGCTTGGTCAGTGGAAAAATCTTTTTCATCAGATCCCAAATTTACCAAATCAGGAGTAGGCTACTATCCAACATGGAATATCAATAAGGGAGTagttatttacttatttactttctttcagagagttagatgaaaagattgataccactttcttttatttaatttacatttgtttattCTTTCTTTATGGAGTTTAAGAGCTTGGAAGTGATTAGCCTAGACTGGAAACAAGAGGAAACAGCGAGCCTGTCTCTCTCCAGGATTCAAAAACACACCCACCAGCATCTCTAAAGGACACTAatcaacatgttatatcttgtctgTTAAATCCCATACTCAAACAGTgaggtaaaaacaacaatatgtgGTTTTAGGGAGAGTCATGTGCTGTTATCTTGGCAAACAACGAAGCGGAACAATGACTTAACACAATGATGTAccatgaggttgccaggcaataCTGTTGTTCCCCATGATATTACTTCACGTCACTCCTTTTGAAAGCACAAATTcttcattttaaaggtgcagatatggtgaataaaaaatgtttatagtGTCTGCACAAACGTCACACGGACTCATGCAGAAACTAAAATTGCACTTAAGTCCAAATTATACTTTCTGTTCACATATGTTGGTCATCTGGCCGTATGTTTGAGGGCCTGAGCGAACTGTCCGCATCCCAAAAGCACATGCACAATATGTGCTGACGATCATAGAAGCACATTTGTGTATGCAGACACCCATTGTTAAACAGACTTATGTATGCATCCCACTAATTAACATAATTTGTGAGCTTTAAAGTGTAGACAGAGCCCAGCTAGCTGTTTCCAATCTTTATGCTACGCTAAAGTGGTATAAATCTCATCTACATCTCAAAAGAAattttccaaatgtcaaactatctaccttttaaagaggacatatcatgaaacactcactttttcagtgctggtgcacatacatttggaaTATACCAACCCAAaaacagtcagtttttttgtgggctgcctagatcacaaaacatgtgattcaaaaagccattcagattcggctccccttcctatgtcacaaacatatttttatcgcaagccaatcagagcagactggactttttaaagagacaggcactaaaacggagcgtttcagacagagggtgaatacaggtatattcagacagacattaaagtatgtaaacatgttctagtagaaacccaaaatacaagtatgaacctgaaaaggaGCACGATACGTctcctttaaatacattttcccatTGTGCTGTTAGTGTTCCCGTGTTGTACCTTATTCTCTTCAATAAAGCTGATACATCTTTTCCAGGTTTCCCAGATGAAGGAGAGACCACTCTGGTCTTTCCCTTGCAGGACCGGTTTGACTCCTTTTCCATCTCACAGAATCCAGTACTGCAGAGCTattcaaaaaataattatagaTTTAGTTTCATTCTCATCAAACCAAAAGTTGAATTAAGTATCAATAGCCCTCTTCCTTAACAGTGTGAAACTCATCCAGCTGTTGTGATAACCGCCCTTCTCAATCATGAAACTGTTAATTTTCAACACTGTCTTTCGGCTATTACGTGTTCTGCTGGGAGGCTCGGCtcctctgctgttgttgtgggATTTGAACCAGTCTCGGATGACATGGCCTCCAGTGCCAGCTGTACTCTCCACTTGGCAACCAGTGGCAACAGGGTGGCACGCCTTTGGGGAGAGTTGCCATGGCGTCTGTGAGGCAGGTGAGCCATCTCCAGGAAGATCAGGCCTCTTGGGGTGaaaaaacagaagagaaaacatAGAAGAAGCTGCTGGTTTGAAATCTCCTGTGTGCCCAGTGTTTGACGGCAAAATACAAgaatcaaaacaaacagaaacccaccaaagaaataatagaataaaCAGTAGAAGTACCTTTTGTTTTAACTGCTCATttgtacgaggaaaataatatCTTCTACAAGTCAAATGACtgatgaaaaaaagacattaacgGTTAGTAACAGAACATTTATAGGAATGAGGTTAAAGTAGCATCATAATTGTACCTTACCTGTGAATATGAGCAATGAAAAACAAGATGTCTGCTTCAGAAAGCCGGGTGGATGTGAGCTGAGGATGAGAGGGATGGCACCGTTGTCCAGTACCAAGGGGGACACGGACGATGTGATTGGTGGAGAGCAGCTGATCCAACCACAGCGCCCCCTGAGTCACTGCAAGCAAGTGTTTCCTATGAACTGTACTGAACAAACTGCTATTATCTGTCTTTCACGGATGAGTCTCAGCTGTGTAAATTTGTCTTTTCTGAAGATGGAGGTACGAACAGTTCACTCCCAGTAAATTCTAACCAATGACAAGTCACAGCCTGTAAAATTGACTCAAGCTTTGAATAACAGATATGACAGTATGTAAATCAACTGTAACTCTGCACCTGGGggggaaaagcagcaaaaccaACCCATTCATTTCATAACCTCCAAGTTCATATGTTAATTTAGACCTATAGATTTACTGTACTCCGTAAAATAGATCCAAACATGCTGTTGTACTGTGTTTATTCTCAGTGGTGGCGGAAGGAAGgaattcagatcctttactttaagtaaaagtactaattaaggctgtcaaagttaacgcgcaaaatcgttttaatgccgctaatttctttaacacattaacacaatcgatctttcggaggttgtagccggctcaattttaaagctagagataatgacatcacatgaaactagaaaacctaaggaatccatcggtaccaaccatgtcatactagcttgtcctgaaggaggttaaataaagccattttcacaggggtcccttgacctctgacctcaagatatgtgaatgaaaatgggttctatgggtacccacgagtctcccctttacagacatgcccactttatgataatcacatgcagttttggggcaagtcatagtcaagtcagcacactgacacactgacagctgttgtgattgttatgttatgatttgagcatatttttatgctaaatgcagtacctctgagggtttctagacaatatctgtcattgttttgggttgttgattgatttccagtaatagataaatacatacatttgcataaagcaagcatatttgcccactccctatttaaggtacattttgaacaggtaaaaaatgtgtgattaatttgcaattaatcgtgattaactatggacaatcatgtgattaatcgtgattaaatatttgaatcgattgacatccctagtactaataccacactgtaaaatactctgttacgaggaaaagtcctgcattgaaaatgttacctataaataaaaataaaaccaggAAAATGTACTGTAGAAATTGTACCTGCAGCAAAGCATCAGTGTATGTGTAAAAAGGACTTGTGTTGAAAAGTGcagtttttttctgtgattAAAAATCCATTTAAATATTGACTATTTtctataaatgtaaaaaatatacagATTTTTCCTACTATAGATTACTTATACTAAGATATACTTGTAAAGGTGCTCAGAGGTTTGCTACAAAAATAATTTGTATACTGCTGAACTCTACAGTCACACAAAGCACATCATCAAAATAGAGCATCATCATTTAACATGACGTTAAGAGTAATTCAGTGATTTACTAGGAACTCCCTCCATGCAGTCAGATACTAACAAGACCCAGAAATCCTTCGGTGCACACAAAGTGAAGATCTTTGGGAAACAAGTTTAGAATAACAGAGTTCACTCGCTGTAAACCGTCCAAAGATAAACTCAAGGCTCTGCTGTTGACTTATGATTTGACTATCAATTCAAATTCTACATAAATCATCTCATGTGTGAGTTAACTCCTAACAGCATCACAGTGATGTGTGAGCACGCCTGATGATGCTGAAAATGCTTGTTTCTATCACAGCTGACCTGGTTTCTGCTGTAAATCCTCATAAAAGATACACAAGTGCAATCCCACTGAGGTTTGACTGTGCAATTACATGTTAATAATGCATCTATATGTGCACCACTGaatgttgttttactttctGCTGGgatgaattaatttattcagTAACTTTTATTATGCAAGTAAATAACAATATCTTGTTCACatgaaattttaaataaaagaagaatacagaaaaaataatgccagtaaattacattatatttggATCATCAATATGAACACCACACATCTTGGCAGATAATTAAGACATGAAATATCCTTCTGTATTATTTGtggtgtttatttttaaatgaaataaccCTAATCCTATAAATACAATGTTTCCatctaacctaaaaaaaaaaaaaagagataccCATATTACTACGTTTTGTTTTGGGAGTTGGAATATTTTGAAGTAATTTTAATCAAAGTTTTCCTCAAGGATTTTTGTGTTTTGACAAAAGTATACAGAGATTTTGGTAATCAAATTAGGAAATGAATGTGGTATGGCACAATATATAAAATTGATTTAACAAATATTTATAACACAACTGTAAAAACATTAGGCTATATCacaatcatgtttttttatatagccAGTTttatgatgtgatgatgtgtaaaaatgacaactACTATGATCTTCAAATGGTCAtgaaatcagaatcaggtttattgccaagtaggtttacacatacaaggaatttgcatTGGTATTTGGTGTGTAACAATAAACacaggagaaaagaaaaaacatgtacTACAAAAGtcaagaaataaatacaaaatttaaaataaaaaatgtgaaaaaaatatatcaaaagaTATGCAAAatatatcttcttttttaaataaaagaactGTAGGACAAGTAAAATTACAAAAGTATGAGCATTAAAATATAcgtaaaggtcccatattgtgctcattttcaggatcatacttgtattttatgtttctactagaacatgtttatatgctgtaatgttcaaaaaacactgtattttcctcatactgtcggcctgaatatgcctgtatttaccctctgactgaaacgctccgttttagctaatttcaacggaattacggcaaaattgcaacagaattgcgttgctaggaaacagcttgggtccatgtatacttcctgtcagctgatgacattcacatacactgcaaccaggaaataaacggacacacatttagaatgtttctgtttaaatctgtttaaagggcctaaatattgtatattcgtgacatcacaaatgggcagaaatcctgacagcttgtttcaaatgctcagtttctgaatacgggctgtgtgtatttccctgtggattgagcgtttcgataccttcacagtatttataaaggacttaagcctgctttataataaaaaaacatgaaaatctcacgtttttataatatgggacctttaaagtaccagaagtaaaagtactcaatatGCAGAATAGCCCATGTCAGAAAAACacatattattggattataattattgatgcatttaagcATCACTTTATTGTTGTAGCTGGTAAAGGTgaagctaattttaactacttcaTCCTATATACTGctatgtagtttgtgttgtgtATTTCAGTCATTCCTGTCCTC encodes the following:
- the LOC119486639 gene encoding uncharacterized protein LOC119486639; translation: MAHLPHRRHGNSPQRRATLLPLVAKWRVQLALEAMSSETGSNPTTTAEEPSLPAEHLCSTGFCEMEKESNRSCKGKTRVVSPSSGKPGKDVSALLKRIRIHPEAQRILGNSCIPVVSLERLNFRSVCFSSLQPVVSLVRLPCQTQVKLHNDASCLDLPPLVQNGFSHHEANILEVSPQSDLSQPEPSPTSWTEPYCPDSSPSEEPEQDSGFDCDSNPDQPYILFDHGSDEWDPDGKTDSETFYLDPDREQTLVIELDPEPEADRDETLEVEDEVVQMDDSEDQRPDLCSSQEEEEEEEDSSTQKPGPGSGPEEMESEDFCAVCLNGGDLLCCDRCPKVYHLDCHIPPLTNFPLGDWVCTLCRTDHEPVETYDCENKHSCGGVKAPYTMTNQDQRRCEKLTLLLYRHTLSAPFHEPVSTLARNYYQIIKRPIDLSVIRRKLDKSNTLHYFTAEQFVDDVLLMFKNCATFNYPDSEVAQAGRSLELFFLSKLKEIFPERTFPMASQDRTDSARLRWLSRKRKENHRKRRFVFSGKGYYL